The following are encoded in a window of Flavobacterium psychrotrophum genomic DNA:
- the pdxR gene encoding MocR-like pyridoxine biosynthesis transcription factor PdxR: MLRAWKLEFEIDAKSGKAIYLQIADAVIRDIQTGRLKPGEALPGSRNLAQLLKVNRNTVIEALNVLLLEGWLVSRERSGTFVSDELPKAGAKDNRPQDTYKSAEHTKVYRIKFDDGHPDTGIAPITELARAYRQIFNQKGKWRMMGYSSELGNRDFREAVAQMLSHQRAMQVNYKNICITRGSQMAMYLTAQTLIDEGDCVIVENPGYQPAWEALQHAGAKLLPAAVDKEGIVLTDILTYLNSNVIKAVYVTPHRQYPTTVSLSLRRRLELVALSNKYGFTIIEDDYDNEFHFGYRPILPLASFAELDNYVYIGTMSKVVAPALRIGFLVSSNPAFIERVAGLRRIIDVQGDNIMEQAVLQLIKDGTIKKHIKKATAHYRVKRDNVAILLNKHLGQYVDYTIPDGGLAFWVVPKTAVNWEELTENLKGHGIKIISPTIYGFNQQAFGLRLGYGSLPESELEEALMKMAKYFEKT, translated from the coding sequence AACAGGCCGATTAAAACCTGGAGAGGCATTGCCTGGGAGTCGAAATCTGGCGCAATTACTTAAAGTTAACCGTAATACGGTTATTGAGGCCCTAAATGTACTTTTGCTTGAAGGATGGCTAGTTTCGAGAGAACGGTCGGGCACTTTTGTATCTGATGAGCTCCCAAAGGCCGGTGCTAAAGATAACAGGCCGCAGGACACATACAAAAGTGCTGAACATACAAAAGTATATCGTATAAAGTTTGATGACGGGCATCCCGACACCGGAATTGCACCTATTACAGAACTGGCAAGGGCATACCGACAGATATTTAATCAAAAAGGAAAATGGCGAATGATGGGTTATAGCAGCGAACTGGGTAACCGCGATTTTAGGGAGGCAGTCGCCCAAATGCTTAGCCACCAAAGGGCAATGCAGGTAAACTATAAAAACATATGCATAACACGGGGTAGCCAAATGGCAATGTATCTTACCGCCCAAACCCTTATAGACGAAGGAGACTGCGTAATTGTTGAAAATCCGGGATATCAGCCTGCATGGGAAGCTTTGCAGCATGCCGGCGCAAAATTACTGCCTGCCGCCGTAGACAAAGAGGGTATAGTACTGACAGACATACTTACCTATCTCAACTCAAATGTAATAAAAGCAGTATACGTAACGCCTCACAGGCAATATCCTACAACAGTATCACTAAGCCTGAGAAGAAGGCTGGAGCTGGTTGCACTGTCAAATAAATATGGCTTTACAATAATTGAGGATGACTATGATAATGAATTTCATTTTGGATACCGCCCTATTTTGCCATTAGCCAGCTTTGCTGAACTGGATAATTATGTGTATATAGGTACCATGAGCAAAGTTGTGGCTCCCGCCTTGCGTATTGGCTTTCTTGTAAGCAGTAATCCTGCATTTATTGAAAGAGTTGCAGGACTACGCAGAATTATAGATGTGCAGGGAGATAACATAATGGAACAGGCAGTTTTACAGCTGATTAAAGACGGTACGATAAAAAAACATATAAAGAAAGCCACGGCACACTACAGGGTCAAAAGAGACAATGTTGCCATTTTGCTTAACAAACATCTTGGGCAGTACGTAGATTACACTATACCAGACGGTGGCCTGGCATTCTGGGTTGTACCTAAAACCGCCGTAAACTGGGAAGAACTCACAGAAAACCTGAAAGGACATGGCATAAAAATAATTTCGCCAACAATTTATGGCTTTAATCAGCAAGCCTTTGGGTTGCGGTTGGGTTATGGGTCACTCCCGGAATCTGAACTTGAAGAAGCTTTAATGAAAATGGCTAAATATTTTGAGAAAACATAA